The nucleotide window GGCTCCAATGTATCTGACTTGCTGTGTGGGCCAGAAGCAGGCAAGTTATGCAAAGTAAAGTCTCAACAGGAGCAGCACATaaccagggtggggtgggggggttgatgGTTGAACTTTATCAGGTATATCAGTGATTCTTCCTGACCCTCTGTGTTGAAGCTTGAAAGGGTGGTCAGTGGCAGGTTGTGCCCTTTGTTCTTATATGAACCTTTGACAGGGAAAAGGACCCCTGTTAACTCATTTTTCCAGATGCATGAAGttttctgcctctgcctccaTTGAATTGTTGTAGGCCCAGCTTTTAGCCACTATATGattaaataaaacttttaaattaCCCTTTCGTTAATCTTCTAGAGGATCTCTTTCTGTAGTGTGCATTCTACTTTAGACACTATCAGGTTTAACTATTCAGCAGTGGAATTCTAGAATTGGCAGCAAATGGGCAAGAATCTTCCAGTTGCATGTGTACGCCCGCGCACACCCTCCATGCCCTAAAGTTTTAGGGATGACAGCCAACTCTCTAATTACTAAGAAATATGTTCCCTGTGGAAAGAGAGATGAGGTGGTACAAATCTACAGAAAGGAGCCAAGCACGGGCTGCAGGGGGAAATCTTCACCCAGAAACAAAGACCTCTTTGCACTCAGAAGAAAGGGAACAATAGCTTTGGAGGTTGGGCAGGGAACCAAATTTCCCTTAACTTCCTGTTTCAACGTCCTCAGTATCTAAAAAGTAAGGTTTCAAAGAAGCAACGATAGATTAcctttttgtatttaaaaaggTACCTAAGAATACGTTCCATTCCTATAATGCTGGGTCATGGTAAAGATACAAAGTGGAGCTAGAGACCAGATAATTATTAGATTTCCAAAGTCACATAGTTGCATTCTCAAAAGAAAATAGTTAATGCTAGCTCGGCTACTGCTATCATTTTGCCACACAGCTTTTAAGATCTGgaagagcttttaaaaacaagGGCTACTTGCTTGAAATTGCATTACTAACAGACATCAAGGGCAACCTCTAGCTACATAACTGAGTTATTGCAACTCATCACTCAGGTTGGGATTGCTCTGCCCTTGACAACAGTTTTGAAATgtcagctggtacaaaatgcagctgccCATTTACAATCTGGAGCCAGCTGGCAAGAGCATATTGTGCCTATCTTGAGCTTTCTTCACTGACTGTCAATGCATTTCAGGATCCAATTCAAGCAGTTGTGGCTTATCTTTACAACCTATAACAACCTGGGAGCCATGTATTTTGAAGGGCAACCTCTCCCTGGTACCAACTCATGTGGCAGCTCCAGTTGGCCAAGGCCTTTTGTCAGTCCCATCTCTGCTCAGTGTACTGCATTGTGGCCTGGGCCTTTTCAGGTGCTGCTCCTGTACTTTGGAATGGCTCTCAGAGGGAGTGAGATAGACTTCAACCTTGCTTGCATTTGTAGTAGCTGCAAAACTGATTATTTTAGTCTGGAAGTATCTCTGTGTAATCCAAGGTTAACATCTATGCAGCAGCCAAGCACAGTTGACCAGCTCTTTTAAAGGCAAGACGCAGGGAGGGATTAATGTGATGTGGCTTCTAATCCTGGGCATCAGCACTTACTGTAATGCAACCTCTGCCTTAATTTGTCTGTGCATTTCAAGCAAGCACCTCCTGAATGTCATATGCTTGCTGAAGGTGTGTATCAGGTGAGGTGGGTATAAGGAAGTTCTCACTTTGCATCTGCGGTCCTGCTCAGTATACTCTTTTGATGCTTCATTATGCATCAGGTGATTCTCAATAAATGAATGCTGATGGATTGGTCAGTGGTTTTACTGTGGTTGCGCTGTTGTTGTTGGATACCCCTTATATTGCCCGTGCCCAGAAAGCACCAATCAATGCTTAGGGGCAAGCAACCAGGGAAGAAAGCATTGGTATTTCCAGCACCCAGCCCAGTTCCACAACCCAAGGGAAAGAATGTTTGCATGGAGGCCATATGGCCTTTCCAAGAGAAGAGATCAAGATCCTGTGCTGGGAATCATTGGGATAGTACAAAAGCCACAGTTGTATCAGCTCCCGAGAAATGGGACAAACTCTTTACAGGTAAGAGGGTGACATACACAGGGAAGACCAGGTACTGCAAGAGGAAGCACtcacaagccagcagcaggagtggCCTGGTATGGGGAATGGGGAAAAGGGGGTGTCCTGCCACTGGTATGGATATAAAAGAGCCCtttggtgcagagtggtaagctgcagtactgcagctcaagcttttgctcacaacctgagttcaatcctggcggaagccgggttcaagtagccgactcaaggttgactcagccttccatccttccaaggttgataAAACgtatacccagtttcctgggggtaaagtgtagatgactggggaaggcaatggcaaaccatcctgtaataaaaagtctgccaagaaagcttCGTGAtgcgacgcccccccccccccccatgggtcagtaatgactcggtgcttgcacaggggactacttttacctttttaccttATACCAAGGCAATATAAAGTTTAACTTGGATGCATTGGCCAGCTAACATGATTTAAAGGGCGGGGGGGAAATATCCATAGCTTTATCCTACAAGCAAGTCCTTGGCCATACCATGTGCCTTTTGCAATCCCTTATGGACCCACACAGCAAGACCAGGAGATTTAACCCTCCACTAAGCCATAGTTTCAGTCTGAATCAGGCTGTTGTGTGAGTGAAAATTAAATAGGGGTTGGGGCTTTGTCCATAGAACTCACATATAGTTTAGAAAGATTTCTCAAGATTGACCATAGAATCAAATCTAGCAGGACCAgagaaaaagaggaatagaaagattcagtccagtagcaccttaaagaccacctacattttcaaggtatgagcttttgagagttaaagagtcagatgaagggagctctgactctcaaaagtttataccctggaaatctacttggtcttcaAGGTTCCTCTAGCCCCGAATCTTGCCCTTCTCCTACAgatcaacatggttacccaccagAAAAAGGAACCCTAACATTTTTTCCTTTGGTCAGAGGAGGCCAGTTCTACCCCCTACTCCCTAGAGGTATGGAGACAATTTTTCCATGCTTTTGTTTACCATTTGACTTCAGTTTTTTTTCCCCCGGAGACAATATGATGGATGTTCTCAAAGCATTACCCATGTTCCATCTGTCCAAGACTGTACCGTTCGGCTTATGTTGGGTCCTTGCTTTTTTTATGGCTGCCTACCAGTCCTACTACCATCTCCAATATCAGCCAGGTTCCCATATACAGAGTCCTCTGTCCATTGCATGGTTATTTTGAAAGTTTCCAAAGGCTGAGCTTTTTCCACGGAAAAGCTTGCATAGGCCATTTCGCAAGATTCTCTGTTTTTGAAGTTCTGGTTTATCAACATCAAGATGCTGATTTTACCACCATGCAGTATATCTGACATTTGTATTCGCTTTCCTCAGGTTATGTACTACTCATGGTGTGCTATGAGAAGGCTGCAGTGTTAGATGGAGTCCCATACTGCATTGTGGCTCTGTGACTGAAGCAGAAGAGTAGTCCAGGGGGAGGTCTTTTCCACTTATTTCAATAGGAGTGTTTTCGCTTACATCATCCCTGTTGTCAGCTTAACATTATTTTGGTGCCTGGGCTGGAACTAGGCTGCAGGTAAGCAAGATTCTAAGTACTGTTCTCtgtgcatgcgcgcacacatacacactaaTACTACTCAGTTTTTACTTAGGGGACAGTAAACTTCAACTGATGTCATGGCTATACTGTTGCAatgttgttagggttgccaactccagcttcctagagattttgggatggtgcttggggaaggcagagttgtgGAAGGAAGGTAGCTCGGCAGGGTtttgatgccatagaatccactttccagagctcccatttcctccaggaggaaggatctctgtcgtttggagatcagttgtatggTAGATCCTTCCCATGTGTGGGTTTGTGGTCTAACCATGTGATGCGGTTTCCAAGCTGTTTTTTATTTCCACGGCATTATCATCATAATTATTGTATCATTAAATTTTGCAGGAAATGTGGTTGTTCTactgctgggaggcagcagaccCCTTGCCTCCCAGTATTCACAGATTTTGTCATTCGTGGTGATCTTGGAAACAGGTCCCCTGTTAGTGGTGAAGGGCTGGTGTAATTCAGGGAGAGCTTAAGGCACCTcctgaaagttggcaaccttaaatatTGCTAGCAAAAAGTGGATTTAGGCACAAGGCCTTTTCATTCCAAGTaggtctgagagccaagccacaagtgactcctgacacaggttggacacttgtcagcttccctcaagttttgatgggaaatgtaggcatcctggtcttgcagctgtaatggagagccaagctgtaaaacaaggacgcctacatttcccatcaaaacttgagggaagctgacaagtgtccaacctgtgtcaggtgtcacttgtggcttggctctgagttgcaaGTGCTCCTGAGTCTGCAAATAGATGAGAAGTTAAAAATGTTTCTTATCAGCTctaatgctattttttaaaataaagaaatttaAGTTCTTTTGGGAAGTGCGGCTGAAAAATTATGAATGTTAATCTTTGAGTGAGAATAGTTGGGTACGTTGGAGTTGTACAAATGTAGAAAGCATTGAGAAAGAGGCCAGAATTTTGCCACAGAATTACAAAAAAGAGTATATTTTCAATTATTCCAGGATATCAAGTAACCAGGCTGAAATCTAGGACATTTATTTGACTGGGAAGTTTAAACAAATGGTCTCTCAACTCCAATCCCACATGAGAGGCGGCTAATCCAAACAGTACCCAGTTCCTTTGCTTGTCTATCCTGACCTCTGGAAGCATAGGCCTCCATCGTCCATGTCTATCCCAACAAAGGATTTGCCCtttgcttttttatatatatataaagcataATCGGCTTGCTTCATTCCCtacccctgccccaccccttgGAGAACATCTGGCACTAGCTGGGTTGGCTCCCAGTTTTGCAACTCTTGGTATATAAAGGTTTCTGTTATTCCTGGGAACACCTCCAGCCAAAGCAAATCAGGCTGAGTGTCAGGCTCAGCGCAGTTACTGTGCACTCGCTGTGCCCAGCTGGTTCTACCATGGGGTTGGAGCTCTACCTGGATCTGCTCTCTCAGCCCTGTCGAGCCATCTATATTTTTGCCAAGAAGAACAACATACCCTTTGAGTTCAAGGACGTGGAGGTGTTTAGAGGTGAGAAGAGACAAAACtcatttggagggagggaggaagctaGGCTTCTATCATGATTCTTAGTTTTTCTCCTGGAGAAACTCGGCTTGTGAAATCTCCTAAACTGTGTTGGCTTATTGTTTTGCAATTGCAAAAATCACAAAGGGTCAGCCTTTCATTGCATGTTTTGAGACAGAGTGGGAACTGTACTTCACAACAGGGATTGTTACACAGGTGTTCTGTAACACCTTAAAGAaaaagctcacttcctcagattcaTAGAAATGTAAATCCATTGAGCTGAGTTAAATACTCAGCAGAAGGGGTGGGTGGATGTTATTAAAGAAAGGCTGGTGTAAAGCAAAATCAAGTTAAAAGAAATCCCATTAAAAGAGAAATCAGTTCATCGAGAACAGGTGTGAGACACCTTCAACCAACAACAGCAGAGAAGAATAGACATCAAATCTAATGCAGGTAGAAATTAAATAGTAGAAGAAATTAATAATTATAAAGGATGGAACATGGAACTATTAGCACCTGTTATGAGTTGGAAATCCCAGGTCCCTGTTAAGCCCTTGGAGGGAGTGCATTGTCATGAATCTGTTAATTCTTATTCAGCAGTCTAGTGTGGGCTCCCATGTCTGAATGCATTTCTAAAGGAAAACAACAACCTTTAAATCAGACATAGCATGTCAAAAGAGACCAACAGGACTACCTCACTGGAATTATTAACAGTGATCATTGACTCTAGAATGGATGAATTAATCATGAATAAAAGATGTGATATTGTTTGCACCCCAATATTATCTAGCCTGGTAATTGCCTAGCAAGAGATGTTTTGCTTCATATAGCTAGATTGGCTAAATACAGAGAATTTACCCTATCCCAAATGCTTCCATGCAAAGCAATAATGTGGGCCCTGTATTAATTAATTGGAGATCAAAATTCTAGATCAATTCCTCCAGAATCTGCCCCTACCTGCCCAAGTCAGATAACAAGAACTACCAAAATTGGTGTTTATCCTGAGACTAAGATACAGGTGAGTAGAAGTTGGGAATAACAAATGTTGCTGTCTGAAGATAGGTGCCACTTTCTTGTTTCCTGGCAATATGAGCTTTCAGCCAGTGGACCTTCTACTCTGCCACTGGGGAAGGGAACCTGCAGTTATGATCTatgagtgtgtgttgtgttacACAGTACATTTCCTGGCTCTGGTAGGCAAAGCCCGGAAGCTTAAACTCCAGGTTGGGCTCAGTTTTGCCTAGATAAGAAAGGTTTCTGTCTTCAGAACATCTAGCATGGAATGCACATGCCCTTCACATTATGTGTAATTGCATTTGTGTTGTCAGATTCCATCCTGGGGATGAAAGCATCAGGTGAGACGAGCTCAGGATTACAGCCAGGTAACCTGCTTTTTGagctctccagaactcttcatcagaagTGGCTTATCAGCACCTCCGTAACAAGTGCCAACACtgagggatatatatatatatatatatatatatattcaacatGTGCTCTGTGTCACCAGGACTGGTACTGAAACATTCCAGGTAATTTGTGCAAAAGTACAAATTGCAGGAGACAGCCAGGCTAGTAGTCCTTCTGACCCTGATGGAGTGAAAGGACCAAGAAACAATTTCCATGCAGAACAAGCTACATAATGCATGGCTCAACATGCTCTCTTGAACAAGATAGATTGTGGCCCCCAGGTTTATGATGTCTGGGCAAAAGATATGGATGTCAATTCTAGCTAGGACTATGCAGATGGAACATTCTGAATAGTTTTACACAATATGGATCATAAGCAGATTTGCATGCATTTGTTCACGACTGCTGGACATCTTAATTCAGTTCATACTGGCAGATGACATTCCAGGCAAAGCTTCCTTGTAGGAATCTGGCTATGTGCAAAAATGGCCAGACTAATGCAATTTACTGATTGCTGTTTCGTTGAAGGCAAAGGATGATTGCTGCGGGGTAGTGTTTGTTCATCTGCATACTTAATTTCCATGAATTTTGAATTTctggtttaatttttttcccactgGCCAGTAAAACTAAAAAAGGAGGACAGTAGGCACTTAGAGTGGTACAAATGTGAAGGGGCAGTGGGCACTTGGAAAGAGGCAGAGTAGAAGTTGCAATACTTCACAGTTAGAGACACACCCTTGCTCAACTGCATTCCCAACATTCCTTAGGAGACACCATGATGTGAATGGTTACTTACAGTTATATAATAGAAGTTCCGCACCAGAATATTCAACACGCAAGGTTCAACGAGCCATGCAGTGTGAGCTTGCTACCACTTTTTAAAGAGGTTGCCTCCAGGCAGGGTGAGGCGCACATTCTCCTCCCATAATAATTGCTCCTGAGCCTGCTGTTTTTTAGCAGAATCCGCCCCCCACCATTTGCTTATGTTTCTATTTGCAGTGTAAATATGGCCTTGCCGAATCCAAAGGGCAGCTGATATTGTGGGGACTATGACCTCTTCCAAAGAAGTTGTTGGAGCCCTGAGGGGAGTTGCAATTTTGCTCATGAGATGAGATTGGCTCctgattcctccctccccccccgccccgtgtaAAAGACTAGAGATAAAACATCTCACCCTTGTACCTTGCCTTTTGAGCCATTCCTTTTGACAGAAACCACTCCGGAAAGCTCTAAGCCTCTCATTTAGAATAGTGTCTGTCAATCTCTCTAACACAAGGATCAGTAGCAAGCCAAGATTATCTGAGAGAAACTCAGGGATGCCTGAATTGTCCCTCTTTGCCTGACATACTCCTTTTGGAAAAGATTTGCCTGATATTGAGTTAAAAATGCCTGTTATGggactgagtctctctacatgaaatcTCTTACACGAGGGCACTccagtgaagggagacgcaatgttagccaggaagagtagtttaaaatctaagaatttcacctctctagagactgcagagattgctcctcaaaggatttgtttatttcatcttcctctcttctgaggggaggtgaaattgacagtggggagaaaaagatgaaacaaacaaaccctctaaggagcaatctctgcagtctctacagaggtgaaactgacaaagcctttggctctgtctttttaaactatgcttctccaCTAACAAGCAAAAAAATTGTAGTTCATCCATCTCTGACCCAGTGTTATCGTTTTGACCTTGCTTATAGAAACATTTTTTGCCCAGCCTATTTCCACTGCAGAATCCTCATCTTTCTTGTCAGAGCTGGATGGATTGTCAAAGCCTAGATGGATATTTGGAAATGTACAACTGTTTTATTAGGGCCTCTGACTAAACCCATAAGTGggtgcacacatgtgcacattCACGTCTTGCCTCTACTTTGACTCCAGACTGCTGTTTTCCTTCTTCACTTCGTTTTAGAGAGTCTACGCAAGATGAATGTAGTGAAGAAAGTGCCTGTCTTGAGAGATGAGGACTTTTGCTTGTCAGAAGGGTAAGGAGGCCACAGTGCAAGAACTGTTAATAATTTTTgtaaggttgcttccacatggcaaATTAATTCTTCCCTGGCTTTCAAATTAGTATGGGTATTTTTGGAGCATTAACATGATATTGTCGCCTGCCTGTCTCCTTTTGTGGTTTCCCCTAGTTCATCCTAGTGGTTCTAATTAACCAGCCAATTTTTCTCCACTGCACAGTGGAGGGTGTTGCACAATTGTGGGGGAGCTACCAAGACAAATGCTCTGTATCTTCATAATACAAATCCTCCAGACTCAAAAGGTGCCATCCTGGTAGTTCAGGACAGCAACAGGATAGTGGGAAAGTGATAGGTGGTTGAGCAACCTGTCTGCAATAACTTCAGTCTCCCTCAATATGCTAACAagcattttttgggggggggactttaaCTGAGCAACTTGTCCATTTAAttgggcagctgattccatttgTTCAGAGAAAAATCCCAGCTATCATCTTATTCCTCTCCTCCCTGGCTTTCGTTGCCTTCCATTACTGTCTTGGTAGCATCGCCATCCTTCTGTATCTGAGCCGAAAGTACAACACCCCAGACCACTGGTACCCATCTGACCTACAGAAACGAGCAAAGGTGGATGAATATCTCTCATGGCACCAGATAAACATCCGATCCAATGCTCCCAAGACAATGTGGATCAAGGTGAGGGATCTGAGAGGTGCTGAATGTGTGGTGGGTTTTTGGAAGAACCTCAGTGGCCTCCACTGTAGCCAGGGTCACGACagaggaaaggctgaggtccTCTCCCCCTTCCATATTCtatgtttctttttcttactgactTAACCCTTAAGGTTTACTAGACTGGACCGGAATTCTCTTCAGAAATGGAAGTCGTCAATTCATCCCCTCCTTGAGTATCTTCTGCCGTGCCCCTCCTCAGTCCTCACAACAACACCAGTgctactctcttcctccccaTACAGGGTCATTGTTTTCACCATATTATCCACTAGTCCTGCCTAGGTCTCTCACCTTGGCTTCGCCCTAATTCTCTTTTAATGTAGTCTGAGCCTATGGCAGCCACCTCAGCATAGAACTTCATATTATCAATTCAATACTTAGCTCAATTGTCTACCATTTCCCCAGAATGCTTCTTCTGGTtgccccttctctcttccctgaTGGTATTTATAAATTGAATTCCTTACCAGTGGTACTTTCTATGCTCTACCCCCATTAAGGGGCTCTTACAAAGTTCAAAAAAACTGTCCATTGCACCCAGGTGTTGATACCTCTCTTCACGGGCCAACCACTTCCCTCTGAGAAACTGCAGGAAGTCATGGAGGGGCTGGCAGCTTCCCTGAAGCAGTTGGAAGACATGTTCCTTCAGGACAAGCCCTTCCTTGTGGGTAACGAGATCTCTCTTGCAGACCTGACGGCCATTGTGGAGCTCATGCAGGTAAGGCCTGGTTGATAACCAAATTTAGGCCTAGTTCTTTAGGCAGCAGGGAGCATTGGTTGACTCCAGTCCCAGCTGATGGCACCTTGCAGGCTATGCTGTGGTGTGCTGAGTGTTTGCCAAAGGGTAACCAGTAGATTTTCAAATGATAGAAGCTGTAAGACCCAGACAACAATGAACCACAAGTGGCAGGCAGCTGTGGTGCAGAAAGTGCAGTGCAATGGTCCAAAGTTACTCAAGTGGGTGAGCCAAACCAAGGGCAAGCATGGTAACACAAGAAAGTATATTACTTCCAAAACCCCTTGCTTGCTTTGACTCTATCCACTCTTAATTGTAGAAAGACCTAAGTTGCCCCTTCTGAGCTTTACTTTCTCATGACAAAGACCTGCACTTACATCCCCATGCCAGAATGCAGCATGGGCATAACCTCAGCTGTGATACGATGCCAGGATAGCATCAGATTGAGCCTTGGCAGCAACACCATTGGGTGTTATAGAAAAGGGGCATACTTGCTGTAGGGACATGGAGCCTGAAGACACAGTTACAGTAGCTAGAGGTAGGGTAAAGAGACATCCTTCCACAGGTTTGAAGCTGTTGTCAGGTTTATTCACCCAGTACATTTCAGTGCTGTTCTTGCCACATCTGTCCCCTCTCTGCAGCCTGTTGGAGTGGGGTGCAACATCTTTGAGGACAGGCCCAAGCTAGCAGCATGGCGCAAAAGAGTGGAAGAAGCAATTGGGAAGGAGATCTTCTTACAAGCGCACAAGCTGATCCTGAACATTCAGGAGCTGAGCAACATACAGATCAATCCACAGCTGAAGGCGCAGCTGGGCCCTGTGCTGCTGAAGATGCTGAAATGAATAAAAGTGGTTCAGAAGGAAGAGCTGCTGTGGAATGGTTGTGTCTGCCTAGCTACACAGGGGGTTAGCCATATCCTAAGAGGCTGGCTGTGCATTCATCCCATCAAGCTTAGCTGACATAATCTGAATTCTCAGGAACTCGGAACTCAGGTTTTGCCTGCCACAATTTCACAACAGCCCATCAAGGCAATTAGGGCTGACCCGGGCCCCTTTCATAGCATCAATAATGAAAACTTCTTTAAAAAGCTTCCTGTTTTGCCTTCCACACTCTGGTTTAGCTCCAAAACACTGAAAGCACCGTAAATGATCTGGCAAGGTGCTATTTATCCTTTATGGTTTGCTTGAGCTACGGCAGCCAGCAGTGATTGAAAATAATCTAATTCCAGATGACTACCATGTTAGCATTTGATGCTCTGTCTCAAAGAATATTATGCTGAGAGTAATACTGACTGCTTTGTAGGTGGGTGTAGCTCCAGACAGCAGGGGCAATCTGGCCTGTGACCCTTCCTGCCACATTGAACCCCTTTGTTTACTAGGGGAGACAAAGAACAGGAACCTCTGCAGTTACTTGAGgtgtat belongs to Eublepharis macularius isolate TG4126 chromosome 13, MPM_Emac_v1.0, whole genome shotgun sequence and includes:
- the LOC129341531 gene encoding glutathione S-transferase theta-1-like isoform X2 gives rise to the protein MGLELYLDLLSQPCRAIYIFAKKNNIPFEFKDVEVFRDSILGMKASESLRKMNVVKKVPVLRDEDFCLSEGIAILLYLSRKYNTPDHWYPSDLQKRAKVDEYLSWHQINIRSNAPKTMWIKVLIPLFTGQPLPSEKLQEVMEGLAASLKQLEDMFLQDKPFLVGNEISLADLTAIVELMQPVGVGCNIFEDRPKLAAWRKRVEEAIGKEIFLQAHKLILNIQELSNIQINPQLKAQLGPVLLKMLK
- the LOC129341531 gene encoding glutathione S-transferase theta-1-like isoform X1, coding for MGLELYLDLLSQPCRAIYIFAKKNNIPFEFKDVEVFRDSILGMKASGETSSGLQPESLRKMNVVKKVPVLRDEDFCLSEGIAILLYLSRKYNTPDHWYPSDLQKRAKVDEYLSWHQINIRSNAPKTMWIKVLIPLFTGQPLPSEKLQEVMEGLAASLKQLEDMFLQDKPFLVGNEISLADLTAIVELMQPVGVGCNIFEDRPKLAAWRKRVEEAIGKEIFLQAHKLILNIQELSNIQINPQLKAQLGPVLLKMLK
- the LOC129341531 gene encoding glutathione S-transferase theta-1-like isoform X3, which gives rise to MGLELYLDLLSQPCRAIYIFAKKNNIPFEFKDVEVFRESLRKMNVVKKVPVLRDEDFCLSEGIAILLYLSRKYNTPDHWYPSDLQKRAKVDEYLSWHQINIRSNAPKTMWIKVLIPLFTGQPLPSEKLQEVMEGLAASLKQLEDMFLQDKPFLVGNEISLADLTAIVELMQPVGVGCNIFEDRPKLAAWRKRVEEAIGKEIFLQAHKLILNIQELSNIQINPQLKAQLGPVLLKMLK